The Thermithiobacillus plumbiphilus DNA segment GGCGATAAGCAGGTCATTCACATCGATTTCACCTATCCTTACTGTGATCGCCTGCGCCAGGATTATGACCGCGCGGCTCATGGCAGTAAGGAATCCGTGCTGATGTCCGGTGTCTATGCCGCGACTCAAGGCCCGCGCCTGGAAACGGCCGCCGAGATTCGCCGGATCGAACGGGATGGCGGAGATATCGTCGGCATGACCGGCTCGCCGGAAGCCCAGCTCGCCCGTGAACTCGGGCTGTGCTACGCCCCGATTTGCCTGGTGGTCAATCCCGCTGCCGGCAAATCCGAAGGGGTGATCAGCCTCGAAAGCATCGAGGCAGTCATGGCCGAGGGCATGAATCGGGTGCGTCATCTACTTGAAGCGATCGTGCCGCTGAGCAGCCAGCACGAAGGTGTTTGCAGCTTCTGTGCACCGCAGGCGACGCAATCCATGTCCAGTCCGGCAGAAACCGGTCCGGTGGACTCCATGGCGCGCGGCAACGCCGGGGTGCCAAGTTAGATTTTTATCCTGGGACTCTATGGAATGGACCCAGGCTGCCTTTGATGCCTTTACAATTCCTTTGTTGCGCACTCAGCTGCCCCTCTCTCAAAGCCGCAGTTCCATCAGCCTAAACTTCGCCTCGCCTGATTAGGCAGCGCTTCTGCTTTCCACCACGCACTGGCACAGATAACTCCTGTTCCCTGGCTCACTTACACCAATTGTACAGCCGTTACTAGAGAAATCCCTTTCTCTATGG contains these protein-coding regions:
- a CDS encoding S-methyl-5'-thioinosine phosphorylase, giving the protein MSLIGIIGGSGLTKLKNLEILRRQIVRTPYGEPSGPLTFGRLGQTEVVFLARHGYGHTIPPHQVNYQANIWALHHVGVRQVIAVAAVGGIAETMQSGVLACPDQLIDYTHSRHHTFFEGGDKQVIHIDFTYPYCDRLRQDYDRAAHGSKESVLMSGVYAATQGPRLETAAEIRRIERDGGDIVGMTGSPEAQLARELGLCYAPICLVVNPAAGKSEGVISLESIEAVMAEGMNRVRHLLEAIVPLSSQHEGVCSFCAPQATQSMSSPAETGPVDSMARGNAGVPS